The Bacteroidia bacterium genome has a window encoding:
- a CDS encoding T9SS type A sorting domain-containing protein, with amino-acid sequence MVENSGQVRYSPVKAVRFDREFWVSVYPNPFKEAFNVKIYNPERKNITLSLFDNLGRMHLKVQLEGEEIHYQPTERLDYLAAGTYLLQISTGSQIEIVKLVKN; translated from the coding sequence ATGGTAGAGAATAGTGGTCAGGTGCGTTACTCACCTGTTAAAGCAGTTCGCTTTGATAGAGAGTTTTGGGTGAGTGTGTATCCTAATCCTTTCAAAGAAGCCTTTAATGTAAAAATCTACAATCCTGAACGTAAAAATATTACGCTTTCTCTCTTTGATAATTTAGGCAGAATGCATCTAAAAGTTCAATTGGAAGGTGAAGAGATACACTATCAACCTACTGAACGCCTAGACTACCTGGCAGCAGGTACTTATTTGCTACAAATTTCCACAGGCTCACAAATTGAAATTGTAAAACTTGTTAAAAACTAA